The genomic segment ATGTTAAGATAAATATCCCTCACAGGAAAGGATCGCTCTAAaattttatttgaacattttgtttGAATAAGGCAAAAATGTCTCTCCTGTTTGTCCCACTTCGTCCCGCAGTCGTTTGAGAAGCAGGCTTTCCACGCAGGGACACCGGCAGCTTCGTTCAGCCTGCCCTCAGCTTTAGGGAGCGGGGGACCCATCAACCCCCCGGCTGCCGCTGGCTACGCCCCTGCCCCGTTCATGCACATCCTGGCACCGCACCAACAACCCCATTCTCAGATTCTGCACCACCACCTGCAGCAGGATGGACAGGTAGGGAACAGGCTTTTACTGTTGTTTGTCTCCTGTTGGTGTTTCTTTTGGTtatgaatatataaatgttcTTCGTGTAATTAAACTGCAGAATATTTGAGTGAACACACGATGTGACAGCTGTCCACTCTGTCCACAGAGCGGCACTGGACAGCGCAGCCAGAACGCTTCCATTCAGCAGAAGTCTCAGATCAACAAGTCAGCGTACAACAGCTACAACTGGGGGGCAAACTAACACCCACTGTTGGCCCCTCCCACCAAACCAACGCCGTTGAAAGAAGCCAGGAGGGGGCTCATCGCTCCTCCTGCAAAAACCCTCTCCACGTATAAAACTCCCTGTTCCTCCTCCAGAGATCTCCCTCCCCCCGTCTCTTGGCCCAGcactcctgcagctctggccACGGTCAGAGGAGGTGCTGTGCCGAGAGAACGAGCACCGTCACGATGCACGGATGGGTGGGAGGGACGGGAGGGTTCTTAGAACAGAGGAGTAATCGGAGCTGAATGGTTATAGAAACACGCCGTCAAGAGGTGAAATATTGAGTGTTGGGAATTTGTATAATGTTAATTCCTCCGCcccttccctttttctttcacttgtATGTAACATAGAACTGTTTTCTAAAAGAATGAACATTTCCTGTGCTTCTtttgtctctccccctctttttttcttgctgaTGGGGAGGTTTGAAGTAATACCTGAAGGTGGGGGGACAGACTGGTTTAGTATTTCACACTCTCAACTCCCCCACTCCTTTAATTTAGGTGGAAATGCTTCCATCCCCACATAAAATATCCGAACGCAGTAGTTTGGTTACttgctgttaaatgttttgcttttcatttttatgtcattttaagtttgaagaaaCAATTCTCTCAATTGGTAGAGTtgtgaagtttattttttaccaaatatagatatattatatataaagacaTATAAGCAAGCTCACTGGATTGGACTGTGAGGAaagtgtgtttgtcatgtgacTGCGTGCATGTTTGTACACACAGGGCCGTGGTTGTGTactgtgctttgtgttttcGCCTAGCACAGGATTTTTCATTATCCAACACGTGTACAGTGACCGTTCCCATGAATTATAGATACGTTGCATAAAAGGTCTCACTCTTCTGCAGGAGATGTTCAGAATGATTTCCAAGGCCAATACACACCCAGTCTGCCTTCCAgtgtgtgttcttttgttttctttctgaggcccccccacctcctccctgctccaccACCTGCCCCCCGACATTGTAAGGAAATTGCAGCATTGAATACTGATGGACAGAATTGTactatgggttttttttttttttttgtcagtgatttattttttctttttgtactgtgcgttttaaaaaaaaaatttaaatggaTAAACTTGTCTtgtacatatataaaaaaacacaagtactGTAGTCCCTGTTTGTTCGATGgctttctccttttccttctcagATCCTTGCAGACTTGTTAGCtttttgtttcatatattttctttttttattttgtaaaaatatataaatattaagtaaATAAACAAGAGAAAGACGTTTTCATCATTTTGGATGTGAATGTCTTTTAAGAAACTATATTTGCTTCTCATGTGGCTCGTAAATGCAGCAGGATCTTCTTCCTGCGGGTCGACAGTGATGCTCggtttgtgtgttgttgctgaACCAAGTGATGAGACTCATTGGTGTAAACACATGCTGCTGGTCCTGACGAGAGTGACatcaaaatgtagaaaaagtTAAAACTGAATATGCATCGTTTGTCCAGTTGTCCTTTACCAAAGTTTAAAACATTCTCCATACAAGTAATGGACTGACATTCAAGCtttcattcaaatactttaGTATTAATACACAAGCATTTTTAAGTAGTAGCTCACATAGTAAACTAAATTTGGTCAAGTAAACATCCGGCCCATTACCATGGAGATTGATGTCACCTGGGCGGTCCACTCCTGTTTCTGGGCCACGAGTTAACCAAAGCAATACAACATGTCCACCAAAGCTGCCAAATGTGGCCTGAATTACAGATCACACTTTGCCCTAAAACTCAAGGAAAGTACTTCCCAACTGTACTGAAGTGCACTTGTACTGGTAAATGTACTAATATACTTTTCACCAATTATAGGCTGGCTGGTCAAAGTACCACTGGAAAAATGTCaatttgaagaagaaaaatcacTGAACATTAGGCATAAAGTATCACTAAGTATTCAAACTTAAAGGCACGGTGTGAAGGATTTAGTGGATCTCTCAGCAGAATTATCTGGAACTAagaattatttgtgtttttgttattttaggaGGATCTCTGTACGTCCACATCctggaggcagccatgttgcTATAGTCGTGAAGAGCAAACCATGGCTCAGTGacattctttgtgtttttaactttgtCTGAAGTTCTCCTAGGGATAGGCCTGTCATATGGGGTTGGCTGCAATATGTAAATTGGCcgctagatgccactaaatcctacacactgaacctttaagtgttaAGTTTAACCAAATTAAGTGTCTTCACTTATTTCGGGTGCGCGTTCGTTTTGTTACTTACGGTAACGCTCCATCACGACAGCTGTCGTCATCAGGAAGCATCCAGACCGCTTTACGACACTGTTGACAGCTGCGACAGTTTGTTGTCGCTGTAAACTCACGTGTTTCGACAGTTTTTGTTGAAAGTTATGAATTAATTCGCAGCGTGAAGTTGTCGTTGGGTCACAAatgagtgtgtttgatttgtttcgCGGGTTCTTCTCGGTGCCCGGAGGACACTACCGCGGCCGGAGGTGAGTGTAGCTGAGCTAAGCTAACAGGAGCTAACAGAAGTTGGACATGAAGTGGGTTGGTGCTGCGGATTGTGGGTCACTTAGCTAATGGAGGTCGAGATTAGTGTTCATCTGTCAGGAGAACCACCGGGGAACATGCTAGCTGCTAAATGTACACTGGTCTGTGCATTAACATCAACATATGAGGATAAATCATGAACTTGTGATGAATTGTACTGTGTCACTCAGGGACCCCTTCTTCGATGCCATGactcatgatgatgatgatgatgatgaagaggaggaggatggctTCTACTATGAGGGGCCCCGGGGGGAGCAGCAGGATCCCTTCGACAGCGCCTGGAGGTTCGGCTTCAGCTTGGGTCCGGACGGGATGAAGATCCAGGAGCCTCCGCTGTTCGGCCACGTCCtcagggagatggaggagatatTTTCCCAGATGGGACACTGGGACACAGCACCGGAGTCTGGACACTTTGGTACAAACACTGGTCCTGGTATTAAAGGGTTCAGggtgtagaattgagtgacatctagtggtgaagtgtcctgttgcagctgaacacccctcacctcaggttgtcatgaaaactcaaaatgtgtcaAATTGTCACCAAACTTAGTTTATGTCATCATGACCTCCGGGACGTTTGGTCTTTGCTTTTGAGTTGTTGCTGAGACGACATTACTTCAATTACATTATCTGAAGTGGCACGAATTCTTTACAATGTTGTTGTGATCAGAACATGTTCCGccacatgtaaaataaacatacagCTCGTTGGGCTGGCAGGCCctcagtttgtttctcttctgatCAAGTGATCACCTGTGGTGGGTCAGATGCTCAAAGAGCTTTGTCATCTCAGTCTCTGTTTCCTTTATGTTGAAGGCGTTCCCAGCATcatgccgccgccgccgccatcTGAGGACAGAgtagagaaaggaggagggggatcCAGCGGGAACCCCCTGAGAGACTTCATGTTGAAGACCCCTGACCGAGACACACGAGGGCCCCAACCAGGACCGTCCATTGAACCCAGACATGATGGTCGCCCTTTTTCCAAGGTTAATGAGACACTATCTGCCATTTCAATTTCTCCCTCATGAACTAGTTTCAGTGGctcattttaaagtttttatatcTTCTAAGTTCCACAACATTTGGAGACAAGGGCCTGAGAAAACCCCAGCGGAGGAGCACAAAGAAGACAGAGGTGAGTGTTTGTAATCATTCAGAAAACTAgactgagtaaatgtactttgtgaTTCCTGCCTTTTATCCAACTAATTATCCGCTGTCTTCAGATCTGGACTCTGCCGTGTCCGCCAGGGGCCTGGACCAGATTCTGACGCCACCTGCTGGTCAGACACCGAGTCAGCCCAGAATCCAGTCGTTCTTCCAGTCGGTCTCCATCACCAAGGTGGTGAAACCTGACGGGGTAATCACATTAAGTTtaataatcatttattattattctgtcacaGCAGATTTCCTCGTGTTTCATGCTCAGTTTAAGTTGCTTATTTTATTCCGCTGTGATGAGACTGAGTTTCCTGCCAGGGCCAAACACCATTTAAACATTAGCAGTTTTCCGTACTGTTTGGACATTTCTAATGTTTTGAGTTAATGTTTGTTTGGGTGCCTGTGTGTCAGACTGTAGAGGAGAGGCGAACAGTCAGAGATGGAAAAGGCAATGAAGAAACCACAGTGACCCGCTCAGGAGGCCCTGGAGTCCTGGAGGCACCAGACGATCGACCTGCACCCGTTCCACCTGGTGAGTTTATCCACACTGTTGTCAACTCTCAGCTGATTCACTGTACATGtctgtggagttttttttttatttaatttattttttaataaatcatccatatgtgtgttttttattccagGTGGTCGCCGGCCCTTCTCAGACTTGCGGGATGATGACTCCTTATTCTCCAAGTTCTTCGGAGGGTTTAAATAACATGTTGGTCAGTTTATTCTCTGCACTTATGGAGTGTAGCTTTGTTATCTGAAAACAAGTGCGTCAGTAGAGCTGTGAGTTTTTACAGGATAGATCTCTTCAATGATCGACAGTTGCCAAATTTGCTTTTGGATCACTGGCTTGATGATGACACCGGGTTTCCATCCGACCACGTAGCCACGCATCGGGGACTGAACAATTCAcaattacatattttatttttgtatggtCCCGCAGACAGacctgtgtgtatgtatgtatatgagtgtgtgatgaATCAAATAAAGGGTCttaatatatttacatcagctttctcccttttttaaaatgtgtgcttAATAAACAAGACAAATCAAAGCCCATTAAATAAAAGGCCTGTGATGGAATTTCACTTTGAACTTGTGCTTGAACCAACTGATATAGaaatgtcgttttttttttttcatcgtCAGTTAAACTTGAAAAAAACTcaaggttctctttcatgtgtgAAATATCCGGAGGTCTGGTTCCTGTGGTTTGTTCATGAGGGGAGTGGAGATAACGCTGCTTTTTCAAAACAGGATTTATCCTTGACTTTATTGCACCATCATTCCAAACCATGTTAATAAATATACAGAAACTAAATGGAGCTGACTCTGATGTTCTCCCGTAGCTACTCTTCTCTCCCCTTCTGGCACATAAAGCTCCTATAATCATGAATTCCCTTTCTTTTAAAGTGAGTATTAatctttaaaaactttaaattaatACAACTTAATGGATGGACATTAATATTCCCTCTTTTCTGCATTAACAGGTGGAGGAGCCATGTTTCATCATAAATGATTTCAGGAGCATTAGAGACACTTGCTTCATATGAAGTCTCCTGAAATCACCGGAGGTAAAGCTGAACATATGTGGCTGTTGTTTAACATGTAAAGAAAATGTCGCTGCCTACAGTAAATATGCTTAATGTTGtcattcttctctttttcttacaGATGCCTGCGTCTCTCCACTGAGTCACTCATCTGCACTTCACATTACAACCACtgatgtttgtgtatttctcaGCATCAGGGATTTAAAAAGCCACAAGAAGTTTCTttaaacagataaaaatgatgtgaacaaagaaagaataaatatcACATGTGAAGGCTGcatttatattataaatatccTCAGTTATTCTGCCCTGAAAATTACCTTAAAAAACGTCCAGTAGAACTCGGAGCTCTTCAGATTTATTGTctctttattattgtttttagcCAAAGTTTAGTTTAACCTAAGTTTAACTACCTGCTGTAAATGTGCTACAAGTATTATAATCATTAAACGTTCCAATTTGTTTTATCATAAATAACACTTTCATTGTCTCGTTGCCTGTATCTCTCCCAGTGAATTGTAATGTGTTAACAACAGCACACACCAGAGCAGGCCAACAAACTGATGcatcataaaaaagaaactaaacGTGAAATCTGTTGCCTAAGCTCTTTTAATTACAGTTCTTATCTGTTGTGTTAAATTACACAGACGCACTAAACACAAGTTATTATAAAGATACAGAAATAATGTACGGTGCTGTGAAACACATTCTGCTTGATTTTTCAGAAATGATTTTCTTGATTGAAATGAGGAATTTTGGCATCAGATGCTCTGAGGACCAATCAAACGAGAAGGACAATCAGGGCCGATTCCAACCAGGTGAGGTCACAGAAAACCAACCAAGTGAACCACCATCAGGTAGAAGAGTCCAGCTCTGTGTCATGAATCCTACTTTCAGTCCTGCCTGCTGGGCTTCACGTTGAAGATGTCCTACAGAGTGAACTACTCTCCTCTCCTGCGCGTCCCTCGGCCGAGCCATAAAGCGCGTGACGCAGCCGGCAGCTCCAGTATGAAAGGGCAAACTCTGCTCAGTCAGACACAGGGTGGTGCAGTGCTGTGTGGGTCAAGTCCACCTGATGCCAGCGTCCCGTCTCTGACAGATCACCTGTGGCTGGACGGTGCGGAGGAAACCACAGGGATGGAGAGGCTGCTGAAGAAGTGTCACATCAGAAACCAGCTGGTCAGGGAGTGCATGGCCGAGTGCCTTGGAGTCTACGTCCTCATAGTGAGTAATCTTTTACAGAATACAAACTTAGGTTATAGAGTAAATGAGGTTAACTACAAGTATATCTTTATTCTTAATGTGTAAAGATGTTAAATTCAGTAAAATGATTCACCCTCTGAAGTCAAACTACACACAAACTGTCCTAAAATTATCTGAGGcaaagacttttctttttctttttcttatcttttcCAGTAAATGCATCTTTTTTGTATTAAGCTGTTAAAATTATTAATATATACATTTCTTCTTCATCAGTTCGTCCACATTCTCCCATCATCAACATCAAGTATTTCAAATGGTGTCTTTCTTATTGTGTTTTGATGCAGCTAGTGAATCTTCACAAGACATAACCAAGGACTTtggcctgagagagagagagagagagagagagcataagagtgtgtgacagtgagcaAAGGGGAGGATGGGGGAGGTAAAAGGGGGAGGATGAAGAGCGAGTGCAGGAGTCCATCATGTGTGTTATTTTAAGATGGACAGGGATGTTTCCTCATCTCTACTTGTTTACGTGGTTTTGTTGCATCTGaacactttgtttttatctaATCACCGTCTCTTTTACAACAGGACTCATAAAACAGGTTCCTCAGTAATGAAGTTCATAAAAACAGAGATTACACTCAGACAACACTCCGAGGTTAATTACCTGTGTCAGGATATTGTGTGTGAACTGAGTAGTTTCATTTCAGGGTCTtactcattttaaaacatgcacaTCTGTTGTGTTTACTGCACACGTTCGCCCATTAACAGATTTTCACGTCATGTAATTGCAGCTGTTTGGATGCGGCTCCGTTGCCCAGGTGACCACGACTGAAGATAAGAAGGGGCAGTACCTGTCAATCAATCTGGGTTTTGCCCTGGGGGTAACGTTTGGGGTCTTTGTGTCACGTGGAGTTTCAGGTGAGAGACTGTATAACGTCCCCTGGGTTTTTCATATGTTAaaagtgagaaataaataatattgtgTATTATATGTGCATGCAAAAGGTACTTAAACTTCttagaatatttattttacaaaacaaaaaactaaaatttcaAACTTATTTATCATGTGATATCATTTTTCTTTACCCAGGTGCTCACCTGAACCCggctgtctctctgagtctgtgtgttcTGGGCAGACATCCATGGATGAAGCTGCCTCTCTACGTCTTCTTCCAAGTGCTTGGAGCCTTTCTGGCTGCAGCTACCGTTGGTCTGCAGTACTACGGTGAGTTGTCAACAGTGTTCACCACAATTCAGAAA from the Paralichthys olivaceus isolate ysfri-2021 chromosome 20, ASM2471397v2, whole genome shotgun sequence genome contains:
- the hax1 gene encoding HCLS1-associated protein X-1 isoform X1, whose protein sequence is MSVFDLFRGFFSVPGGHYRGRRDPFFDAMTHDDDDDDEEEEDGFYYEGPRGEQQDPFDSAWRFGFSLGPDGMKIQEPPLFGHVLREMEEIFSQMGHWDTAPESGHFGVPSIMPPPPPSEDRVEKGGGGSSGNPLRDFMLKTPDRDTRGPQPGPSIEPRHDGRPFSKFHNIWRQGPEKTPAEEHKEDRDLDSAVSARGLDQILTPPAGQTPSQPRIQSFFQSVSITKVVKPDGTVEERRTVRDGKGNEETTVTRSGGPGVLEAPDDRPAPVPPGGRRPFSDLRDDDSLFSKFFGGFK
- the hax1 gene encoding HCLS1-associated protein X-1 isoform X2, which translates into the protein MTHDDDDDDEEEEDGFYYEGPRGEQQDPFDSAWRFGFSLGPDGMKIQEPPLFGHVLREMEEIFSQMGHWDTAPESGHFGVPSIMPPPPPSEDRVEKGGGGSSGNPLRDFMLKTPDRDTRGPQPGPSIEPRHDGRPFSKFHNIWRQGPEKTPAEEHKEDRDLDSAVSARGLDQILTPPAGQTPSQPRIQSFFQSVSITKVVKPDGTVEERRTVRDGKGNEETTVTRSGGPGVLEAPDDRPAPVPPGGRRPFSDLRDDDSLFSKFFGGFK
- the aqp10b gene encoding aquaporin-10b, which gives rise to MSYRVNYSPLLRVPRPSHKARDAAGSSSMKGQTLLSQTQGGAVLCGSSPPDASVPSLTDHLWLDGAEETTGMERLLKKCHIRNQLVRECMAECLGVYVLILFGCGSVAQVTTTEDKKGQYLSINLGFALGVTFGVFVSRGVSGAHLNPAVSLSLCVLGRHPWMKLPLYVFFQVLGAFLAAATVGLQYYDAIRSYSGGELTVSGPTATAGIFSTYPADYLSVWGGVVDQVIGTAALLLCVLALGDKRNSSLPDGLQPVLVGAAVLVIGISMGSNSGYALNPARDFGPRLFTYIAGWGDDVFKAGGGWWWVPIVAPCVGALLGTLIYELVIEVHHPPIPSEVQTSCQEASECKTGLELEGVGPGYEKPTL